In a single window of the Niabella ginsenosidivorans genome:
- a CDS encoding co-chaperone GroES, giving the protein MAKKTTVTPLHDRVIVKPAAAEEKTAGGIIIPDTAKEKPQRGTVVAAGPGKKDEPVTVKPGDTVLYGKYAGTEIQIDGEDLLIMRESDILAIV; this is encoded by the coding sequence ATGGCTAAAAAAACGACTGTTACCCCTTTACACGACAGGGTAATTGTAAAACCAGCAGCAGCTGAAGAAAAAACAGCTGGCGGCATTATTATCCCTGACACCGCAAAAGAAAAACCACAGCGCGGTACTGTAGTTGCAGCAGGTCCTGGTAAAAAAGATGAACCCGTAACAGTAAAACCCGGCGATACCGTATTATATGGGAAATATGCCGGTACTGAGATCCAGATTGACGGGGAAGACCTGTTAATTATGAGAGAAAGCGATATCTTGGCAATTGTTTAA
- the groL gene encoding chaperonin GroEL (60 kDa chaperone family; promotes refolding of misfolded polypeptides especially under stressful conditions; forms two stacked rings of heptamers to form a barrel-shaped 14mer; ends can be capped by GroES; misfolded proteins enter the barrel where they are refolded when GroES binds), whose amino-acid sequence MAKQLFFNIEARNKMKKGVDSLANAVKVTLGPKGRNVVLEKKFGAPSVTKDGVTVAKEIELEDVVENMGAQMVKEVASKTADIAGDGTTTATVLAQSIIGEGLRMVAAGANPMDLKRGIDKAVSLVVESLKAQSQTVGSDGRKIQQVATISANNDETIGKLIAEAFAKVGKEGVITVEEAKGTDTTVDVVEGMQFDRGYISPYFVTNSEKMEAELQNPYILIYDKKISAMKDILSILEKVAQSGRPLVIIAEDLEGEALATLVVNKLRGTLKVAAVKAPGFGDRRKEMLTDIAILTGGTVISEELGHKLEGADLSALGQASSITIDKDNTIIVGGKGKKADITGRVNQIKAQIENTTSDYDREKLQERLAKLSGGVAVLYVGAATEVEMKEKKDRVDDALHATRAAVEEGIVPGGGVAYIRAIESLDVKVKGQIEDEATGMAIVKRALEAPVRTLTDNAGIDGSIVVQKIKEGKGDFGFNARTETYENLFKAGVIDPTKVSRVALENAASIAGMLLTTECVVADKPEPKTAAPAMPGGPDMGGMGY is encoded by the coding sequence ATGGCAAAACAACTTTTCTTCAATATTGAAGCAAGAAATAAAATGAAAAAAGGCGTTGACTCCCTGGCCAACGCAGTAAAAGTTACATTAGGCCCAAAAGGACGTAATGTAGTACTTGAGAAAAAATTTGGAGCACCTTCTGTAACCAAAGATGGTGTTACTGTGGCAAAAGAAATTGAGCTGGAAGACGTAGTTGAAAATATGGGCGCTCAAATGGTAAAAGAAGTAGCTTCTAAAACTGCTGATATTGCCGGAGATGGTACCACAACCGCTACTGTTTTAGCTCAGTCCATTATTGGTGAAGGCTTACGCATGGTGGCTGCAGGCGCTAATCCTATGGATCTGAAACGGGGTATTGACAAAGCTGTTTCACTGGTTGTGGAAAGCCTGAAAGCCCAAAGCCAGACGGTAGGCAGCGATGGCAGAAAGATCCAGCAGGTGGCTACTATTTCTGCCAATAACGATGAAACTATTGGTAAACTGATCGCTGAAGCTTTTGCAAAAGTGGGTAAAGAAGGCGTGATTACTGTAGAGGAAGCAAAAGGTACTGATACTACCGTTGATGTGGTAGAAGGGATGCAGTTTGACCGCGGATATATCTCTCCTTATTTTGTTACCAACAGTGAAAAGATGGAGGCAGAATTGCAGAACCCTTATATACTGATCTATGATAAAAAGATCAGTGCCATGAAAGACATTCTGAGCATTCTTGAAAAAGTGGCTCAAAGTGGCCGTCCGCTGGTAATCATTGCTGAAGATCTGGAAGGTGAAGCACTGGCTACACTGGTAGTGAATAAATTGCGCGGAACCCTGAAAGTGGCTGCTGTTAAAGCCCCGGGCTTTGGCGACAGAAGAAAAGAAATGCTGACGGATATTGCCATCCTTACCGGCGGTACTGTGATTTCTGAAGAACTGGGCCATAAATTAGAAGGTGCAGATCTGAGCGCACTGGGTCAGGCTTCTTCCATTACCATTGATAAAGACAATACCATTATTGTAGGTGGTAAAGGTAAAAAAGCAGATATTACCGGCCGCGTAAACCAGATCAAGGCACAGATTGAAAATACTACTTCCGATTACGATCGTGAAAAATTACAGGAGCGCCTGGCTAAATTAAGCGGCGGTGTGGCTGTACTGTATGTAGGTGCTGCTACTGAAGTAGAAATGAAAGAAAAGAAAGACCGGGTAGATGATGCCCTGCATGCAACAAGAGCAGCAGTGGAAGAAGGAATCGTACCTGGTGGCGGTGTGGCTTACATCCGTGCTATTGAAAGCCTTGATGTAAAAGTAAAAGGCCAGATAGAAGATGAAGCAACCGGTATGGCTATTGTAAAGCGTGCTCTGGAAGCTCCTGTACGTACATTAACTGACAACGCCGGTATCGACGGATCGATCGTTGTTCAGAAAATTAAAGAAGGCAAAGGCGACTTCGGTTTCAACGCAAGAACAGAAACTTACGAGAACCTGTTTAAAGCCGGTGTGATCGATCCTACAAAAGTAAGCCGTGTAGCGCTTGAAAATGCTGCTTCTATTGCAGGTATGTTACTGACAACAGAATGCGTGGTGGCCGACAAACCAGAGCCTAAAACAGCAGCTCCTGCAATGCCGGGAGGTCCTGATATGGGCGGTATGGGCTATTAA
- the yajC gene encoding preprotein translocase subunit YajC translates to MTQVILQAQAPGPFGSMTTMVFMIGMIVVFWLFFIRPQAKRAKNQKKFIEELQKGDKIVTIAGIHGKISQVNEDGTLNIEVSPGNYIKIEKSAISMDWTSQLNKGTTAPAATK, encoded by the coding sequence ATGACACAGGTAATTCTGCAGGCACAAGCTCCCGGCCCTTTCGGGTCAATGACAACAATGGTATTTATGATCGGGATGATAGTGGTTTTCTGGCTATTCTTTATCCGCCCACAGGCCAAAAGGGCCAAGAACCAGAAAAAGTTTATTGAAGAGCTTCAGAAAGGTGATAAAATCGTAACCATCGCAGGCATCCATGGAAAGATCAGCCAGGTAAATGAGGATGGCACATTAAATATTGAAGTAAGCCCCGGTAATTATATTAAAATTGAAAAGTCTGCCATCAGCATGGATTGGACCAGCCAGTTGAATAAAGGCACCACTGCACCGGCAGCTACAAAATAG
- a CDS encoding DUF1573 domain-containing protein, with protein sequence MRKVLLVAAAAVVLTACKNTSGKASASGADSNKPSLISSPGALTPLPEALKDSANFTTVVWVDSTFKDVGKVIKGQIVEIPFTVRNTGDKPLVITSVQPGCGCTVAEKPEEPILPGKEGKIVAKFNSEGQSEGEHRKNITVQGNIKPTTQALLEFKVDVVNK encoded by the coding sequence ATGAGAAAAGTATTGTTGGTGGCAGCCGCTGCTGTAGTATTGACAGCATGCAAAAATACTTCCGGTAAAGCTTCCGCTTCGGGGGCAGACAGTAACAAGCCCAGCCTCATATCATCTCCCGGAGCCCTGACGCCGCTTCCTGAAGCATTAAAGGATTCTGCAAACTTTACAACTGTTGTTTGGGTGGACTCTACCTTTAAAGATGTGGGCAAGGTAATAAAAGGACAGATCGTTGAAATTCCTTTTACTGTCAGAAATACAGGCGATAAGCCCCTGGTCATCACTTCCGTTCAGCCGGGCTGCGGATGTACAGTAGCGGAAAAACCGGAAGAGCCCATCCTGCCAGGTAAAGAAGGAAAAATCGTTGCCAAATTCAACAGCGAAGGGCAAAGTGAGGGGGAGCACAGGAAAAATATAACGGTACAGGGCAATATAAAGCCTACCACACAGGCATTACTGGAATTTAAAGTAGATGTAGTTAATAAATAA
- a CDS encoding radical SAM/SPASM domain-containing protein — translation MPKFNLDDSANLISKFTPRRAWNAFKVWMSYYINRLPLGTVQWGYPVSISFEPTTSCNLRCPECPSGLRAFTRPKGMLEKDFFTKTIDEIHKELLYLIFYFQGEPYLNPGFLDMVKYASGKKIYTATSTNAHYLTDEMAKRTIESGLDRLIISIDGTTQDVYQQYRVGGNINKVIEGARNIVKWKKQLNSKTPYVFFQFLVVKPNQHQIEDIKRLAKEVGVNEVRFKTAQVYDYREDPNHLIPTINRYSRYKRNADGTYSPKNKIKNGCWKMHHSNVITWDGLVVPCCFDKDATHRLGDLKNKSFKEIWKNHQYNQFRKALKSGRAAIDICANCSEGLNVWKD, via the coding sequence ATGCCGAAATTCAACCTGGATGATAGTGCCAATTTGATCAGCAAGTTTACACCCCGGAGGGCCTGGAATGCTTTTAAAGTGTGGATGAGCTATTATATAAACCGGCTGCCCCTGGGAACAGTACAATGGGGGTACCCGGTTTCCATTTCCTTTGAGCCTACTACCAGCTGTAACTTACGCTGTCCTGAATGTCCAAGCGGGTTAAGGGCTTTTACCCGTCCCAAAGGAATGCTGGAGAAAGACTTTTTTACAAAAACAATTGACGAAATCCACAAAGAGCTGCTTTACCTGATCTTTTATTTTCAGGGAGAGCCTTATTTGAATCCCGGTTTCCTGGATATGGTAAAATATGCCTCCGGCAAAAAAATATATACGGCAACCAGTACCAATGCGCACTATTTAACGGATGAAATGGCAAAGCGCACTATTGAAAGCGGGCTGGATCGCCTGATCATTTCCATCGATGGCACTACGCAGGACGTTTATCAGCAATACCGGGTAGGCGGAAATATCAATAAAGTGATCGAAGGCGCCCGGAATATTGTAAAATGGAAAAAACAGCTAAACAGCAAAACCCCTTATGTTTTTTTTCAGTTTTTAGTTGTAAAACCGAATCAGCACCAGATAGAAGATATAAAACGCCTTGCAAAAGAGGTAGGAGTGAACGAAGTGCGTTTCAAAACGGCCCAGGTTTACGACTACCGGGAAGATCCGAATCATTTAATTCCTACCATAAACCGGTATAGCCGCTATAAACGAAATGCAGACGGCACTTACTCACCAAAGAATAAGATTAAGAACGGTTGCTGGAAAATGCATCATTCCAACGTGATTACCTGGGACGGCCTGGTGGTTCCCTGCTGTTTTGATAAAGATGCCACGCACCGGTTGGGGGATCTGAAAAATAAGTCGTTTAAGGAAATCTGGAAGAATCATCAATACAACCAGTTCCGCAAAGCATTAAAATCTGGACGTGCCGCTATTGATATTTGTGCCAACTGCAGCGAGGGGCTGAATGTTTGGAAAGATTAA
- the coaE gene encoding dephospho-CoA kinase (Dephospho-CoA kinase (CoaE) performs the final step in coenzyme A biosynthesis.), with amino-acid sequence MLKVGITGGIGSGKTLAASLFKTLGIPVYDADAAAKRLMSTSKSLQQQLIAAFGEEAFKNGQLDRAFLAARVFGDDEQLKKINSIVHPAAIQDSQDWFKQQHAPYAIKEASILFETGSDQYLDYIIGVTAPEQLRIQRTIERSHLTEQQVRERMDKQMDETEKMRRCHFVINNNGHLSLIEQVVKIHEALLYKSARQ; translated from the coding sequence TTGCTGAAAGTAGGCATTACAGGCGGTATCGGCAGTGGCAAAACACTGGCAGCATCCCTGTTCAAAACATTAGGCATTCCTGTATATGATGCAGATGCGGCTGCAAAGCGTTTAATGAGCACCAGTAAGTCCCTGCAACAGCAGCTTATAGCGGCTTTTGGAGAAGAGGCATTTAAAAACGGGCAGCTGGACAGGGCTTTTCTTGCTGCCCGGGTCTTTGGTGATGATGAGCAGCTAAAAAAGATCAACAGCATTGTGCATCCGGCAGCCATCCAGGACAGCCAGGACTGGTTTAAACAGCAGCATGCCCCTTATGCCATTAAAGAAGCCTCTATTCTTTTTGAAACGGGCAGTGATCAGTACCTGGACTATATTATTGGCGTAACGGCTCCCGAACAACTGCGCATTCAACGTACAATAGAACGCAGCCATTTAACAGAACAACAGGTAAGAGAACGAATGGATAAACAAATGGATGAAACAGAAAAGATGCGGCGTTGCCATTTTGTAATTAACAATAACGGGCACCTGTCACTGATTGAGCAGGTCGTAAAGATCCATGAAGCGCTTCTTTACAAGAGCGCCCGGCAATAA
- a CDS encoding Gfo/Idh/MocA family oxidoreductase codes for MGKNKISVLVVGCGHMGSSHAAAYHQMSEFEIVGLVSRGNSNAALNQQLNADYPLYSGFYEALELAAPDAVCIATYQDTHEAYAIKAIEAGCDVFIEKPLADSVAGAERVVQAAKKHNRKLVIGYILRHHPSWKKFIELAAGLGKPLVMRMNLNQQSSGHEWQVHKKFLSNMSPIVDCGVHYIDVMCQMTRSKPLQVTAIGARLTPEVPEGNYNYGQLQIRFEDGSVGWYEAGWGPMISETAFFVKDVIGPKGSVSIVAKNAGAAGSSSNIDAHTKTESVLLHHADVDANDVFTKKDEWISMNDEPGHQELCNRQQRYFYNAIVNNADLTDHMNDAVNSLRIAFACDEAVRTGQVVTL; via the coding sequence ATGGGGAAAAATAAAATCAGTGTATTGGTGGTGGGATGTGGTCATATGGGCAGTTCGCATGCAGCGGCCTATCACCAGATGAGCGAATTTGAGATTGTGGGATTGGTTTCAAGGGGAAACAGTAACGCAGCACTGAATCAGCAATTGAATGCAGATTACCCCTTGTATTCCGGTTTTTATGAAGCGTTGGAACTGGCTGCGCCGGATGCCGTTTGTATAGCCACCTACCAGGATACGCATGAGGCGTATGCCATCAAAGCTATAGAAGCGGGATGCGATGTTTTTATTGAAAAACCGCTTGCAGATTCGGTTGCAGGGGCAGAGCGTGTGGTGCAGGCTGCAAAAAAGCATAACCGGAAACTGGTGATCGGCTATATTTTAAGGCACCATCCTTCCTGGAAAAAATTTATTGAGCTGGCGGCAGGTTTGGGAAAACCCCTGGTCATGCGGATGAACCTGAACCAGCAAAGCAGCGGGCATGAATGGCAGGTACATAAGAAATTCCTGTCGAATATGAGCCCTATTGTTGACTGTGGCGTGCATTATATTGATGTTATGTGCCAGATGACACGGTCAAAACCTTTACAGGTAACGGCAATAGGAGCACGGCTTACGCCGGAGGTACCGGAAGGAAATTATAATTACGGCCAGTTGCAGATCCGGTTTGAGGACGGTTCTGTTGGTTGGTATGAGGCCGGCTGGGGCCCCATGATCAGTGAGACCGCTTTTTTTGTGAAGGATGTTATAGGCCCTAAAGGATCCGTTTCCATTGTTGCAAAGAATGCAGGAGCAGCAGGCTCCTCCTCAAATATTGATGCGCACACAAAGACCGAATCTGTTTTGCTGCACCATGCAGATGTAGACGCCAATGATGTATTTACAAAGAAAGATGAATGGATCAGTATGAACGATGAGCCGGGGCACCAGGAGCTGTGCAACCGGCAACAGCGCTATTTTTATAATGCAATTGTCAATAATGCAGATCTTACAGATCATATGAATGATGCGGTGAACAGCCTGCGCATTGCCTTTGCCTGTGATGAAGCGGTAAGAACCGGACAGGTGGTAACACTCTAA
- a CDS encoding YtxH domain-containing protein, translating to MEENKDSFMDKAKEKLTEFKDKAGDAWEQTKDKAEEIWDKTKDKAEDLKDNLKEKIDEARNKKSDPEAQQEAHIEAAKDKVNNVKDYIKDKLDDAKQEAGNLAGKTEDKLDDLKNK from the coding sequence ATGGAAGAGAACAAAGATTCCTTTATGGACAAGGCAAAAGAAAAATTAACGGAATTTAAAGATAAAGCCGGGGATGCCTGGGAGCAGACTAAAGACAAAGCAGAAGAGATATGGGACAAAACAAAAGATAAGGCAGAAGATCTGAAAGACAATCTGAAGGAAAAAATAGACGAAGCCAGGAACAAAAAGAGCGATCCGGAAGCGCAACAGGAAGCACATATTGAAGCTGCAAAGGATAAAGTGAATAATGTAAAAGATTATATAAAAGACAAGCTGGACGATGCAAAACAGGAAGCCGGCAACCTGGCCGGTAAGACAGAAGATAAACTGGATGATCTGAAAAATAAGTGA
- the nusB gene encoding transcription antitermination factor NusB, with amino-acid sequence MISRRNIRVKVMQTLYAYSAEATQESKAPSPSRILDQHFNQTRSLFVYLIYFLTQVARYAEKDAHKRASKFIPSATDLNVNTKLAGSSLLWQILEDKLLEEQLKKEKPEQLIDEELVKKIYNQLTKTAEYHHYISVKQQSKQEDRKIFEFILNDYLLGNEDFIAHVEELFSNWNDDGEMVAQLMQSYLHKPGTIKFQEIISPDKSRFAHSLLSTVIEKNDYLLDFITPKLKNWDPDRIALLDMVIMKMGVAEFLYFETIPPKVTINEYIDLAKEYSTAQSGHFVNGILDNIHKELAQQGRLKKTDYKKA; translated from the coding sequence ATGATTAGCAGAAGAAACATAAGGGTGAAAGTGATGCAAACCCTGTATGCTTACAGTGCTGAAGCAACACAGGAAAGCAAAGCTCCTTCTCCCTCAAGAATTTTAGACCAGCATTTTAACCAGACCCGCAGCTTATTTGTTTATCTGATTTATTTTCTGACCCAGGTGGCCCGCTATGCAGAAAAAGATGCGCATAAAAGAGCCAGCAAATTCATCCCTTCTGCAACTGATCTGAATGTAAATACAAAACTGGCCGGCAGCAGCCTGCTCTGGCAGATACTGGAAGACAAGCTGCTTGAAGAACAGTTGAAAAAAGAAAAACCGGAACAGCTGATTGATGAGGAGCTGGTAAAGAAGATTTACAATCAATTAACAAAAACCGCTGAATACCACCACTATATATCTGTAAAGCAACAAAGCAAACAGGAAGACCGCAAAATATTTGAGTTCATTCTCAATGATTATCTACTTGGGAATGAAGATTTTATAGCTCATGTTGAAGAACTATTCTCCAACTGGAATGATGATGGCGAAATGGTGGCGCAACTGATGCAAAGCTACCTGCATAAACCGGGCACCATAAAATTCCAGGAGATCATTAGCCCGGATAAGTCCCGTTTTGCGCACAGCCTTTTATCCACGGTCATAGAAAAGAACGATTACCTGCTGGATTTCATCACCCCCAAACTAAAGAACTGGGATCCGGACCGTATTGCGCTGCTGGATATGGTTATTATGAAAATGGGAGTTGCCGAGTTCTTATATTTTGAGACTATCCCCCCCAAAGTAACTATTAATGAATATATTGACCTGGCAAAGGAATACAGCACGGCACAAAGCGGTCATTTTGTAAACGGGATCCTTGATAATATTCATAAGGAGCTGGCACAACAGGGCCGTTTAAAGAAAACCGATTATAAAAAGGCGTGA
- a CDS encoding ABC-F family ATP-binding cassette domain-containing protein produces the protein MISVKDLKLAYGKRVLFEDVNVNFTKGNCYGVIGANGAGKSTFLKILSGEIEPNKGTISITPGERMAVLKQNHFEFDNETVLNTVLMGHKKMWDVMTRRDAIYANPDATEDDYMKAGELEAEYGEMGGYESESDAAAFLNGLGVHDELHQLLMKDIPSNMKVRVLLAQALFGNPDILLLDEPTNGLDIETISWLENFLADYENIVLVVSHDRHFLDAVCTHVADVDRQKIKIFTGNYSFWYESSQLMARQIADKNKKMEEKRKDLLDFIARFSANASKSKQATSRKKALEKLTIEEIEPSYRKYPGIIFQPLREVGNQILNVEKLKSVVEGRVLFDKVTFSVNKGDKIAFISKDPLAVTSFFNVINGEAKADGGTFEWGTTVTSAYLPVDNSPYFQQDLNLMDWLRQYVPPHVTDVDEPFLRGFLGKMLFSGEEVLKKTTVLSGGEKVRCMISKMMLQNPNVIILDQPTNHLDLESIQSFNEQCTVYNGIVLLTSHDHTFMQTVANRIIELTPKGIIDRLSTFDEYLADERVKKLREELYA, from the coding sequence ATGATCAGTGTAAAAGACCTGAAGCTGGCATACGGTAAGCGCGTTCTGTTTGAAGACGTGAATGTAAATTTCACCAAAGGGAATTGCTATGGTGTTATTGGCGCTAACGGGGCCGGCAAATCAACTTTTCTGAAAATTTTAAGCGGCGAAATTGAGCCCAACAAAGGCACTATAAGCATTACGCCCGGGGAACGCATGGCGGTGCTGAAGCAGAACCACTTTGAGTTTGATAATGAGACCGTACTGAATACGGTATTAATGGGGCATAAGAAAATGTGGGATGTAATGACCCGGCGGGATGCAATCTATGCCAACCCGGATGCCACGGAAGATGATTATATGAAGGCCGGCGAACTGGAAGCGGAATACGGTGAAATGGGGGGCTATGAATCAGAGAGCGATGCAGCAGCCTTTTTAAACGGGTTGGGTGTTCATGATGAGCTGCACCAGTTACTGATGAAGGACATCCCCTCCAACATGAAGGTGCGGGTATTGCTGGCCCAGGCCTTATTCGGAAACCCGGATATCCTGCTGCTGGATGAGCCTACCAACGGGCTGGATATTGAAACCATCAGCTGGCTGGAAAACTTTCTGGCTGATTATGAAAATATTGTATTGGTAGTAAGTCACGACCGCCACTTCCTGGATGCGGTTTGTACCCATGTGGCCGATGTGGATCGCCAGAAAATAAAAATATTTACGGGGAACTATAGCTTCTGGTATGAAAGCTCCCAGCTGATGGCCCGCCAGATCGCGGACAAGAACAAAAAGATGGAAGAAAAACGGAAAGACCTGCTGGACTTTATTGCCCGTTTTAGCGCCAACGCTTCAAAAAGCAAACAGGCCACCAGCCGTAAAAAAGCGCTGGAAAAATTAACCATTGAGGAAATTGAGCCCAGTTACCGTAAATACCCGGGCATTATTTTTCAGCCCCTGCGGGAAGTAGGCAACCAGATATTAAACGTGGAAAAGCTGAAAAGCGTTGTTGAAGGGCGCGTGCTTTTTGACAAAGTTACTTTCAGCGTTAACAAGGGCGATAAGATCGCCTTTATCAGCAAAGACCCTCTTGCCGTTACCAGCTTCTTTAATGTTATAAACGGGGAGGCAAAAGCGGATGGCGGAACCTTTGAATGGGGCACAACAGTTACCTCTGCCTACCTGCCTGTTGACAACAGCCCATATTTTCAGCAGGATCTGAACCTGATGGACTGGCTGCGTCAGTATGTGCCGCCGCATGTGACCGATGTGGATGAACCTTTCCTGCGTGGCTTCCTGGGTAAAATGCTGTTCAGCGGTGAAGAAGTGCTAAAGAAAACAACCGTATTAAGCGGTGGGGAAAAAGTGCGCTGCATGATCAGCAAAATGATGTTGCAAAATCCTAACGTAATTATATTAGACCAGCCAACAAACCATCTTGACCTGGAAAGTATTCAGAGCTTTAACGAACAGTGCACGGTTTATAACGGTATTGTGCTGTTAACCAGCCATGACCATACCTTCATGCAAACAGTGGCCAACCGGATCATTGAGCTGACGCCCAAAGGGATCATTGACCGGCTGAGCACTTTTGATGAATACCTGGCGGATGAGCGCGTCAAAAAACTGCGGGAAGAGCTGTACGCATAA
- a CDS encoding C1 family peptidase, producing the protein MIRKYFLMAAFSVAFAGSSFIHAQDDLIKKISGNRSDSTGFRFTDVINLAVTPVENQGSSGTCWSYSTNSFLESEMIKAGKKPVPLAKIYTARKSYEDKAENYVRMGGNLSWGDGGEAHDVINMYAKYGAMPEEAYTGLLNGATTNNFSEMQGLLKSMLDAVVKNPAGSISPNWKKAFAATLDAYLGPVPAMFMYQNKSYTPQTFAKEVVGIDPNNYIEFISQTNTPYWQKAMMLAPDNWAFQWDYNIPPSAITDIIDNALKNGYTVAWGTDVSEPYFSWPNGVAFVPQTPASYGKKLSPAQNRELFSGPKPEPEITPELRQAGLENGQTTDDHGMHIVGLSKDQNGKEYYIVKNSWGTHNEYKGYLHVTKAYVQLKTTGILVNKKAVPKEVASKITM; encoded by the coding sequence ATGATCAGAAAGTATTTCTTAATGGCTGCTTTTTCAGTGGCCTTTGCGGGCAGCAGTTTTATACATGCCCAGGACGATTTAATAAAAAAGATCAGCGGTAACCGCAGTGACAGCACGGGCTTCCGGTTTACAGATGTGATCAACCTTGCCGTAACACCGGTAGAGAACCAGGGCTCATCCGGTACCTGCTGGAGCTATTCTACCAATTCATTTTTGGAGTCGGAGATGATCAAAGCCGGGAAAAAACCGGTTCCGCTGGCCAAGATCTATACCGCCCGTAAGTCTTATGAAGATAAGGCAGAGAACTATGTAAGAATGGGAGGAAACCTGAGCTGGGGCGATGGAGGAGAAGCCCATGACGTGATCAACATGTATGCCAAATACGGGGCCATGCCGGAGGAAGCCTATACGGGGCTGCTGAACGGTGCCACCACCAATAACTTCAGCGAAATGCAGGGCCTGCTGAAATCCATGCTGGATGCGGTGGTTAAAAATCCCGCAGGAAGCATTTCTCCCAACTGGAAAAAGGCTTTTGCTGCTACCCTGGATGCTTACCTGGGACCCGTGCCGGCCATGTTCATGTACCAGAACAAAAGCTATACACCACAGACCTTTGCAAAAGAAGTCGTAGGCATTGATCCCAATAATTATATAGAATTTATTTCCCAGACCAATACGCCTTACTGGCAAAAAGCCATGATGCTGGCACCTGATAACTGGGCTTTTCAATGGGATTATAACATTCCGCCGTCTGCAATAACTGATATTATTGATAACGCCCTTAAAAACGGGTATACGGTGGCCTGGGGAACAGATGTTTCCGAACCTTATTTCAGCTGGCCCAACGGAGTGGCTTTTGTACCGCAAACCCCTGCATCCTATGGAAAAAAGCTTTCGCCCGCCCAGAACAGGGAATTGTTCAGCGGCCCGAAACCGGAACCGGAAATTACACCGGAACTGAGACAGGCGGGGCTTGAGAACGGCCAGACAACTGATGATCACGGAATGCATATTGTGGGCCTGTCCAAAGATCAGAACGGGAAAGAATATTACATCGTAAAGAATTCATGGGGCACTCATAATGAATATAAGGGATACCTGCATGTAACAAAAGCCTATGTGCAGTTGAAAACTACGGGCATTCTGGTCAATAAAAAGGCGGTGCCCAAAGAGGTGGCTTCAAAAATTACTATGTAA